A region of the Terriglobia bacterium genome:
TCGGTGCTCTCTGCTTTTGTTCTTTCTGCTTCCAGCAGCTCCCTTTTTCTTTCCGCACCCCATCTATATCCCGAGAGATTCCCGTCTCCGCGAACCACGCGATGACACGGTACGAGCATGGCGACGTGGTTGGTTGCGCACGCGCGCGCCACAGCGCGACTCGCCGTGGGACGCCCCAATGCCTCCGCAACCTCCGCATAACTCCGAGTCGTTCCGGCAGGAATCTTGCGAAGCTCCTGCCAAACCCGTTGCTGGAACAACGTTCCACGAAGATCGATCGGAAGTGAAACGCGCAACGGGCTCCCCGACGCCAGTCCACGGATGGCCTCGGTAATTTCCTTCGGGGGTCGGTCCTCGCGGACCAGCATCGCGCGGGGGAATTCCGCTGCAAGCGCTGTCTCGGGCTTACTTCCATCCAGGAACTGTACGCAGCAGATCCCCTTCTCGGTTGAAGCGACGACGACCTCTCCCAATTCGGTATTTACCATCGAATAGTTAATCGTCAGGCCTTCGGCTCCGGCGGCATATTGGCGCGGGGCCATGCCCAGTCTGGGTTGCGCCTGTTCATATAGCCGACTGGTTGAGCTATAACCTGCATCCATCATCGCTCTCGTCACATTGGCTCCCTTCTTCAAGCCGCTCTTTAATGTTCCAAGACGGCAGCTCTCGACGAACTGCCGGGGCGAAATGCCCAATTCGGACTTGAATCGGCGATGCAGTGCAAATGGACTCACGCCCACAGCTTTCGCGACCCGCGCAAGATCCAGCTTGGCATCCAGGTGCTCGCGAATGTATTCCGAGGCACGATGAACAAGACCCTGTTCGCGGGGTTGATCGGGACGGCACTTGCGGCAAGCGCGTAGTCCCGCCCTTTTAGCATCTTCCCCGCTCGCGAAGAACCGAACGTTCTCTCGAAGCGGTTGGCGCGAACTGCACGATGGTCGGCAATAGACTCCGGTCGTCAGTACGCCATAGACAAAGCTGCCGTCGCTGCGCTTGTCGCGTTCCTGCACGGCCTTCCAGCGAGTTTCTTCTCTCTGCATCATGAGGCAACGATAATCGAAGCCAGTTTACGGCGATATCCGAAGCTTGCGGGTAATTCCAAAAGATTAAAGATCGCCGCTCGGGACACTACGAAAACAACCGGACCTGAGGCAGTGGCGCCTCACGCTGGGCGACATCTTTAACTTAGCAGATGTAGCGCTCCCGCCGGGATTAGCGCTGAGCAGTTACTTTGTCCCGGCTGCGGCGGTAGTTGTAGCAACTTGGGGGTGCTGCGCAGGAGGTTGTGCAGCTTCCAGAAGCGGCATCCACTTGTCGCGCACTTCTTTGAACTCTGGCAAGTCCTTCTTCGCGACCGGGAAGGCCGGCGGCAGGTGCATGCGCTCGAAGTTCACGAATTTTCCGTAGCGACGAAGGCGGAAATCGAGGTGGGGCCCCGTAGCGAGTCCGGTCGCTCCGACCAACCCGATTCGCTGTCCCTGGCGCACTTTCTGCCCCGCACGAACTAGCCTCCGCGACAGGTGCATGTAGTAGCTGACGTAACCGTTCGCGTGACGGATCTCGACGTAGTTTCCGCCGCCTCCCTGGTACGTCGAAGCTATGATGCTGCCGCTCGCGACCGCCTGCACCGGCGTTCCCACCGGCGCCGCGTAATCGGTCCCAAGGTGGGGTCGATAAATCTTCAAGATGGGATGATACCGGCTATAGCTAAAGTGGGAACTGACACGCGCCGCGAACTTCAGAGGTGACCGCAGAAACGCCTTCTGCAACGACTGGCCAGTATCGGAATAATACCCAGGCTCGCCATTGGGATCGTGGAACAGTACCGCCCGGTACCTATGTCCCGCATTGTCATATTCCGCCATCAGAATGCGGCCGTACGCAGAAGGCTTCCCATTCTGATATTCCCGGCGCTCCAGCACGACCCGAAATGTATCTCCCGGCCGCGGGTCGGTGTAGAAATCCAGGTCGTACGTAAAAATCTCGGCCAGCCGCACCGCCAGTTCCGGTTGCTCACCGATCTCCGCGATGCTCTCAAACAGCGAAGAGTCCAATCTCCCGGCGATTGCCTCGACCTTCGTAGTGCTCGGCAATTCGTTCAGTTCGGCCTTGTACGTCCCATCAATCTCGCGCGAAATCGACAGTTCGTGGTCGCGGTCAACCTCGCAAATCATCGACTCCACATCGCCCTTGGGCGAGCGCGTTACCGTGATGCGATTGCCCTCGCGTAACCGCCGGAAATTGAATACCGGTTTGGCCGCCTGAATGATTGCGCCTACGTCGCTGTCGGAAAGATCGAGCCCGCGGAGAAGTTCGTCAAAGCTGCTTCCGCTCGTGACGACCAGGTCGGATGTAACTTCGCGCTCGACAGCCGCTTGCGGCATGGTCTGAGCCGCAATTTGCGCTTGCTCGGAAAATTTACGGTCCGCCGAATGCCGTAGGTAAAATGACGCGCCCAGTGCGAGAAAAGCCACGGCCACTACGATCAGTGTCAACACCGAGGGCAGACGTAGCTTCATTCGGACTCCAAATCCACATTAGCCGACACGTTCGTGGCCTGCTCTGAAGTTAACGGC
Encoded here:
- the ada gene encoding bifunctional DNA-binding transcriptional regulator/O6-methylguanine-DNA methyltransferase Ada, with the translated sequence MMQREETRWKAVQERDKRSDGSFVYGVLTTGVYCRPSCSSRQPLRENVRFFASGEDAKRAGLRACRKCRPDQPREQGLVHRASEYIREHLDAKLDLARVAKAVGVSPFALHRRFKSELGISPRQFVESCRLGTLKSGLKKGANVTRAMMDAGYSSTSRLYEQAQPRLGMAPRQYAAGAEGLTINYSMVNTELGEVVVASTEKGICCVQFLDGSKPETALAAEFPRAMLVREDRPPKEITEAIRGLASGSPLRVSLPIDLRGTLFQQRVWQELRKIPAGTTRSYAEVAEALGRPTASRAVARACATNHVAMLVPCHRVVRGDGNLSGYRWGAERKRELLEAERTKAESTE
- a CDS encoding peptidoglycan DD-metalloendopeptidase family protein, with translation MKLRLPSVLTLIVVAVAFLALGASFYLRHSADRKFSEQAQIAAQTMPQAAVEREVTSDLVVTSGSSFDELLRGLDLSDSDVGAIIQAAKPVFNFRRLREGNRITVTRSPKGDVESMICEVDRDHELSISREIDGTYKAELNELPSTTKVEAIAGRLDSSLFESIAEIGEQPELAVRLAEIFTYDLDFYTDPRPGDTFRVVLERREYQNGKPSAYGRILMAEYDNAGHRYRAVLFHDPNGEPGYYSDTGQSLQKAFLRSPLKFAARVSSHFSYSRYHPILKIYRPHLGTDYAAPVGTPVQAVASGSIIASTYQGGGGNYVEIRHANGYVSYYMHLSRRLVRAGQKVRQGQRIGLVGATGLATGPHLDFRLRRYGKFVNFERMHLPPAFPVAKKDLPEFKEVRDKWMPLLEAAQPPAQHPQVATTTAAAGTK